Below is a genomic region from Henckelia pumila isolate YLH828 chromosome 3, ASM3356847v2, whole genome shotgun sequence.
TAATTTGCGTAGTTGTCTTGCTATTttctataaattattttaagtttcaaGCAAAAATTCgctatttaattttctaaataaattttggactattttaattacaagtagtCATATAAATATCAAGTATAGTCTTCATGAGAacgatactctattcatcatatattaaaacttgacaatctTGCGCTTGCGAGCAtaaaattacgcaacaagtttttggcgccgttttcggggagtatttttattgaatttatattagtCTTGTTatcaattagtctagattttaatttagagtcttctttattttatttttagtaatttatttatttttatttttctgaattgcagtttatgcgaagatctcaaagcgtCAATTCTCTACTATTCGATCCGGAGATTGAACGAACTACAAGAGCTTTGAGAaaaaataagaagagaagaattgAAAGATATGGCTGAAAATAATCCACCTcctttggtgccaattagagatcacttcaggcccgTAGTCCAAGatcactactctggaatagctcgtggaACCATCAATGCTAACAATTTTGAGATAAATCCTGaattaatcaacatggttcagcagaaccagttTGTGGGAGCTTCTACTGCAGATCCTCATCTGTATCTGAGGGAATTCCTGGAGATCACGGACACGGTAAAACTGAATGGTGTTACTGATGATATTATTCGATTgcatttgttttctttttctctcaTGGATCAggcaaggagttggttgcaatcactgtcGCTGGGAAGCATTACTACTTGGGAAGACATGGCAGTGAAATTTCtggcaaaatattttccacctgctaaGTCTACCCAGTTGAAGATTGAGATTAGCTCTTTCAGACAGAATGATTTTGAGCGGCTTTACGAGGCTTGGGAGCGTTACAAGTATTTGTTGAGACGttgcccaaataacaaattTGCATATTGGGAGAAGATCAAACTATTCTATAATGGATTGAATGCGCCAACAAGAATGTCTATGGATTCTGCTGCcagaggtactatatttgcaaaggatcCTGCTCAGGCGTATGAGATGCTGAAAAAAATGACTATCAACAGCTTTCAGTGGCCGACTGAATGCACTGGCCTCAAAAAATCAGCAGGAGTGTATGTCATTGATCCTCTTACATCTTTTTCTGATCAAATCTCGGCATTGTCTAAACAGATAGCAGCTATTAATATTGCACAAACACACACTCTTGACGAGGCCCAATACATTAACACTAGAGGTTATGAAGGATATCGAAGTAATCCTTTCCCAAACTCTTATCATCCTGATTTGCGTAATCATGTAAACTTTTCTTATGCGAATGAAAAGAATGTATTTAATCCCCCTTCGGGATTTAACACAAATAAGAGAGAAGGGAGTTCATCTTTGGAGGACGTGGTTAGTACGTTTGTGGCGGAGTctgtgatatgaatcttgatggataagattagcaaacatgattataaattaaatcgcaccctctaaccaataaTCAAAAGATCCAAAGAATTTTTTCCAATCTTTGAAaaaagtaaaattgatagaattttGGATTTCCACCATTAATCGACGGGatgattaacaacagaaatcacgacaatcaaaatcaaagaaaaccttcagataacttgtatctgacaatcttcagtaagaaataaattgaaaaacgtttccaagtaattaactgagaaattttgatttgaaaagccaaagcaaagctttgaataaaattctagagagaatttcaataatttgtgtataaactgaatctgaattattattaatgaaaataaaaaaaagtatttatagttttcaatcaaaaataaaagataacgcaaaatatggcctaaaaatatcaaagatatcatctagaaagttttcTAATAGGTCTTTAATACTCAAAATAGACCAAAGTTATCAAAAACCCATGCACACACATAACACGCCAAAGTGTGTGTTTTTCCCAAAAaaactcgctcgctcgagcggaaggaatccgcgctcgagcgagaaacactGTGACCCGCACATTcctttgagctcgctcgagcggacaaTACccacgctcgagcgagaaattctctgcccaaaacttttaaggggctcgctcgagcggaagaATAACGAGCTTGGGCGAGAATCCTTCTGTCTGAAATATATTTTCTTCATTCTTTTTTACTTCTAGCACTTCAAGGACGTATATACAACtcccaaattgatcttcaagtgctccaactccatattgataatttaacatcaatatttgaagtgtcttcttgaatttgttagctCGACTCCTTGTTATTGGTCCACGTGGCAATTCCAATGGATCTTGAACACTCCTTGCCACTTGATCCACATGCGAGCTAttcatgatcgcatcatcctcctcttcttgaagatgatttgtcctcaaatatCGTTCATATCCTACATCAAACAAAGATAAGTTAGAAACATTTAATGTAGTActcacattatactcacctaGCAAATCAAATTTGTAGGCATTGTCGTTGATTAGTTCCACGACTTGAAAAATGACCATCTCCTCGAGGTAACAACTTTGAACGCCTCTTATCCGGAAAATGCTCTTTTCTCAGATGCAACCAAACCCTATCACCGGGTTCAAAGACAACCTTCTTTCGTCCTTTATTCGCTTGCTTagtatactgcaaattcttcTTCTCGATATTCTCACGTACTTTCTCATGCAAGCTCCTCACAAATTCAGCTTTCTTTTTCCCATCcatattaaccctttcactcataggtaacgacatcaaatccaacggatTCAATGAGTTAAAACCATAAACAACTTCAAAAGGTGAATACttcgtagtagaatgcacactacgattataagcAAAATCAATAAATGGCAAACAATCTTCCCAATtttcaagttatttttaatGATAGAGCGCAATAATGTCCGTAAAGTTCTATTAACTACCTCAGTTTGTCCATCAGTTTGTGGATGACAACTAGTAGAAAACAACAACTTAGTTCCAAGTTTACACCACAATTTTTTCCAAAAGTAACTCAAAAATTGAGTATCCCTGTCAGAAACAATActtctaggcatgccatgcaatctcacaatttcattaaagaacaaatctgcaacatgcgaagcatcatctgatttttgacaagcaataaaatgtGTCATCTTTGAAaacctatcaaccacaacatagATAAAATCCCTTCCCTTCTTAGACCTCGATAACCCAAGAACaaaattgaaacgaccctaactctactttaaattaaactaaataaaaatacgggttttcaaaaattttcggcATGACCGCTCTAAATATATAGCAAACCACCTGTCACAGataacaaatttaaaatgtgaCCCACAATGCTAAATAAAATAGACCGAGAAAGGAAAGTGAACCAGGGAAAAAAATTCGACAattcgaacatccataaatcatataatttgatATTTACATGCCCAAAGTCGATCAATAAATCTTCACGTTTACATTAATACAAGTAACAGAATAAAGGACTATAAGACgtaaaataaacttttgcggaagactagcataggtcgaAGGGATGTGtcatgcccgcatcgcagtccactcgatagtcctgcCCCTCAATCTCAATGATAACGTAAACCTGCCTGAAAACAAATAattgtagtgagtctaaaaaactcagcaagaatattggggggtggggggggggggataatGAGTATTATATAAATACAAGTAAACGCAGATTACAAATAGCTGATactaaaaatacttttattttgtgcccttactttaaacaaaacagacttctaaaatgagagaacatgaatataacatatgcatggctaagtcataaATAATCAATGTAATTGCATAAACTGTACTAAAACGTAGTCATATAAATTCTGTGAACTATAACTGTGaattagatccttgaattgtgactctgtgctttcgatcatgatcatggctgtagtgcactatgccgcaaggaagtcaggataaccCCCAAatcgtcttgcccatacttggtaagggaagccaggatttctctcaattcgtccaaacccatacttggtaagggaagccaggattctcccaactcgtccaaacccataaatttggtaagggaagtcagaacgtctcccaactcgtccaaaacCATACTTTCTacagtcacaatcatctcactttgttccataaaaatatctgttttctttcattcttgatTCATGGACTTAGCATACATATGTagatatgacgtacatgtaaatgtttactCAATAATCATGCAAGAGAATCAATATGGATGActgggatggtgatttagggaacaAACCAAGGATGAGAATCTAAACCATAATTTGCGCTTAGGACTTTTGAGCGGTTCGCCCATAAAACTTATAACTCGCTCaattcttattcaaaaaggaTACCACTTGAAATCGCAACTTCCACACACTAAAAACTAAATTTAGAACTCATCGTTGATGTATTATTCCTATTCAATCATCCTATAGAAATTTATTTCCGGACAGCAACCCCATTCAAGTTCCAAATTCTGCACCTAAACTTTCATAAGCTTATAACCCGACCAAAATTTAACCGAATTAATTTTCGCTTTCACTGACATAATCCTAACATCTTGGCCTAATTCCAGATCCGAGCCCTTAACCGAATTCTACTTTTAACCCAACCTTAGCCATAGGTTTTTGAATAGCCCAAACATCACCTAGAATTCTGCTCATGTTCTAGTTTTATATCCAACCAAAACCTTAGCTATTTGGCTCCCAACTCCAAGCCACTATCCTATTATCAAAACCAGAATTTAAGCTCACCCAAAACCCCCTTAAAACCTTCCACAAACAGCTCAAACTCAGCTCAACCTGGAAACCAACACCGAGCCCCTAAACTCTAGACCATTCGAAGTTTCCCCAAAACCAACTCACAATCTAACTTCAAGCCATTCTaacactaccatgtgaactacatttcacccatggtagcccctaatccaccatccaaatcaacacaatcAAACACCAAAATTTCGAACCACATGCTATATATaaatttctgaaaattcgaAAACCACATGGCAAACTCATTTCTCAAAATTCCGAGTGCAACATGAAATGCACAATTCTGAAAATTTTGCCCCAACATGGGATTCttgtttctgaaaatttcgaaatgcAAGGAATCAACATCCCAAGTCCAATATTCATTTCAAAACCTCAACaagcaaaaatcataactcaagCATGAACATGAATGAAAAGTGAGCAAGCATCTCGGTCAACACCAAGAGACCGAACAGGGAACAtattcatacatatatataatttgaaaatttcatgaaATGTAAGGCACATAGATGTCCAAATCTACATGGTGAAGAGAAAGAACCATATCCTTGCCTCAGCTTTAACAAAGAAAATCGAAGGAACAAAGGTGCTCGATTGAGCTATGGCCGATGCGAGCTGGAAAGGGGATGAACTCGAGCTCGAACGGAGGGGAAACCAGCTTGCTCAGCTCGCTGTGGTGGAGCTTTGCCGGAGAAAAGGGAGCTGCTGGTGGCAGTCAAAGCTTGAAGGAGAAGAAGATGAAGCCGATCCAAGAGCTGGGAATGTGCAGAAACTGAGCTGCTACGAGCTGCACCAGCTCGCCCAGCTAGTTGGGGAGATGCTCCGCCGGAGAAGGATGAAGATGGATGAGTTGCGACGGCGCTAGGGAAAAAAAGAAGGTGGAGCCGATGGTTTCTTGAGATAAATGAGGGagattggcatgagtttgtgtgtgtgtgattgtgAGGCGTGAGATTTAGTGAGGTTTGAGAGTTTGATTTGGGGCTAGGGTTAGGTATTTAAGTTTAAGTGTGTAAGCATAGATGTATATATAGGTGTAAGCATATAAAATGTGAGTGTGTGAGTGCAATGGAAAAAGTGCTACTCACCTTTAAAAAGTGCTACTCAAACTTGGCAACTTAGGACTATGAATTTAATTGTAATAATTAAATCACAAGCTTGAAAaatcaagaattaaacactttaaatattctgatgtcacgacaacgagtaaaatatttaaataccaagcagagcgatttaaaataatttaaaaaaactagACTAacatttaaaagcaatttaaataaatacaaaagcgaaaataaaatctttaaaataattggacaattaaaaaggatttaaataaataagctagatacttaaaataatttaaaatgactaaccgctaaacttaatttatttataataaataagttggacactcaaaaatatttaaataaataagctaaacatttaaaatcatttaaataggcAAAACCTAAAAcctttaaaacaaataaattgcacaataaaatcatttagacagataaacttaaacaattaaaaatattaattaaatagttagtaaaataaaatcatttgaacaaataataaaatattttattagcacataatttcaaataaaaaattaaatgaattaaacttaaaaataataattctaatatttatttaatttaatgcatgcgatttagtaaattggattttaggtgctacaaaaatccatagaaatgtctacCCATGGTTCATTAGGTACTGAAAGTGGAGTATATAACTCATGTGATTGTGTTCTAGACTTTGCCTTCCTACAAATCACACACCGCTCACAcattttctcaacatcatgcttcatatgcggccaataaaaatgttcatgaaaaatttgatatgttttagccacaccaaaattcCCCATTAAACAACTACTATGCGATTTCCTAACAAGTATTTCTCTAATTAAAGACTTAGGAATGCATAACTTATCTTCTTTAAACAAGTAACTATCATGCATGTAAAACTTATTCCTTGGACCACGCATACACGACGcataaatctcaccaaaatcaacatcactcGTATACAACTCTTTCACATgctcaaatttcaaaaatttagaatCTAAAGTAGTTAAGAGCACATATCTTCTTGACAacgcatctgctactacattttccttaccttgcttgtacttgatgaCATAAGGAAAGGTCTCCACGAATGCTACCCATTTGCCATGTATTTTATTCAGTTTCTGTTGCCCCTTGAAATGCTTCAAGGACTCATGATTCGTATGAATCACGAACTCTTTTGGCCTCAAGTGGTTCTGCCACGTCTCGAGTACCCTCACCAACACGTAaaactccttgtcgtaggtaggataattcaaggacgCTCCATTCAACTTCTCGCTGAAGTACGCTATTGTGCTTCCCCCTTGTGTCAAAACGCCTCCAATTCTtacacctgatgcatcacattcaatttcaaaagtattagtaAAATCAGGCAAAACAAGTAAATGAGAATTAATCAACTTTTTCTTAAtgatattaaaagacttctcttgctcctcgccccaatggaacgGAACGGAACGTTTTTTCTTGATAACCGCAGTCATGGGCGCGGCCAATGTACTAAAATCCTTCACGAACCTCCTGTAAAAACTCGCAAGTCCATGCAAACTTTGAATTTGACCAATGGACGTAGGCGTCGGCCAATACCGAATGTCACTCATCTTTTCTTCATCAACTTTCACACCTTGTGCACTCACAAAAAAACCAAGAAATACGAGTTCgcttgtacaaaacacacattttTTCAAGTTAGCATATAAATGTTCAGCACGCAATGTGATTAGTACAACTCTCAAATGACCCACATGATCATCCAAATTTTTACTATataccaaaatatcatcaaaataaaacACCACAAACTTTCCAATAAATGctcgcaaaacatgattcatgagacgcataaaagtactaggtgcattagtcaaaccaaaaggcataatCATCCATTCATACAACCCATACTTTGTTTTAAATGCGGTTTTCCACTCGTCTCCCTCTCTCATCCaaatttgatgataaccactcTTAAGATCAATTTTGCTAAACACACTAACATGTAgttcatctaacatatcatctagtctaggaataggatgcctattgaaacgaccctaacttctaacttttaaataaataaagaaaatgcggaaaattttaaaaattttggcatgacctatttgtttgaataataaaacCACCTGTCTCAAACAACAATTTAAAATAAACCTCAACCCGAGGTAAACATCCCACAAGGCATATATAGACAGTATCCAATTCGACGCCAGACGAAAggaagtaaaatatttaaagtttaCATGCCAACATAATTGCAGGGAATAATACATCCTGCTACTGGAAAGGAATCAACATACGACAAAgtataattattaaaaagacATAAATGCGGAAAGAAAAGAACGAAAATGGTCTGGGCGTGCCTCCGAACACCTATGGGCCCTGGAAATCCTGCCCCGCAGCCTCATCCaaatgctcacctgcaccaagcatagtagtgagcctaaaagcccagcaagatttaaataatacagcaagggttcaaaataatgcataatacTAAAAATAGTACTCAGTAAACTAATGAATCTCACACGAAAGAAAAAAAGTCATAACATGCCCGAAGTAAGAACAATAGCAATATGCTATGGAAATACACATTCATGAATCAATTATCCTTTACTTTACTTTGAATTTGGATCCTCAATTGTGACTATgatttttgatcgatcaatgactatagtatacaatgccagcaaggaagccaagatttctccggACCCCACATTGTCCTTTATTTGGTAGGGAAATCGAGATTGCTCccgacctcgtactacacgtcCATTTGGTAGGAAAATCGAGATTGCTTccgacctcgtactacacgtcCATTTGGTAGGGAAACCGAGATGTCTCTCGACCTCGTACTACATGTAATTTGGCAAGTGAATCAGGGCTTCACCCGACCCATCATTGCACGTCcaagtcacaaccaactcacttcattcTTTAACTTTCCTTTCATTCAACATTttctcatttttaaaatttaacctTACAAGCTCTCTTTAATGCAAGACTTCGGGACTAGACTTTTAATTAACTTTGAAGTCACATACACGAATAAATGGGCGTTGAATAATGTATACGACATAAACTCAAAAGATAGCATGACATAaattttatggatgattggagGGTAGGGGAGCACCCTTGGCTTAAAAGCTTTTCTCTTTTTTTACTTAAGTTCACGCTCACAAGGGCCTAACTCGAGCGGTTAACccataaaatccataactcatccTATTTAAATCCAAAGGACCTCCCGTTCAAAACGGTACCTCAAACACACCTTAAAATACTCCTATGAACAGTATTCACATTTTTAGAATGTCCCAAACAAACACAACAACTTAGACTCCCGGACAGCCCATAGACAATAGAAAAATCTGCTCGCTTCACTCCAACTTAAAACACACATAACTTAATTGATTGTTATCCAAAATAGGCCCAATTTACACCAAAACGATCCTAACATCACATAAATTAAGAAAATCAGAGGTACCCCCTGTCCAGGTCTCGCTAAGGAATCCATAAGAACCGGAATCTTAGAGGCTATCACGTAGGCTAAAAATTCTGTTTTGATACACTTTAAGCTAGGACTTCCCAAACTCAACCCTCACGTCCTAGGACCTCAAAAGCCCATACAAGCATCTTATAAATACCCCAAAATGACCAGCTAGAGTCCTTGGGCTAGTCTCTTGCCCGGTGCTAGctcaattttagttttttacCTCATACGACTACCCGGCGCCCTCAAACACTTCAATCCAAACCCTCAACCAAAATCCTATAGGACCAGCCCCTATAATGCACCCAAACCTCATTCAAAACACATGTTTAAAACCCATGAACACCCCATGGGCAGCCCCTCCACTCCTATCATCCATATCCTCCAAAACTTCAATTCAAACGCCACAAACTCAATACATTCGcaacatttcaaaacataaacgcAATGAGACTTGCATAACACCAAAAGAGGTTTAAAACACTATAAACACATATAAAAATGGGCAGCATTACCTCATATACAATCtaacttttaaatttatagACCCAAACTTCCATTTATATGCAAGAAATCATTCATACATGGTCAATATGCAAGCTAGCAATTAAAGTATACAAAGCTCAACTCCTCAAAACACCTTCCTACTAGAAACTGAACACACCCACCCATTTACACTTGAAAAtctgcaaaatttcgaaataataAGGGAAGGGTCAAAATCTTATAACCTATGCTTGGGTTTTAAAGGAAGAACCAAAGAATGCTTGCCTTAAATCCTGAAAGGGAACAAGGGAAGGGGTGGCTAAGCCCACACACACACGGCTGGCAGCTGGAACAACTCCTAGGTGACCTTCACGGCGGCTGGACAGCGGCTGGTCGGCAAGGAGGCGGTGGCTGGCGGCGAGGGAAGGAAGAAATGGTGGAGTAGGAAGAGGGAGGCGGCTAGAATAGGATTAAAGTGTCAGGGTTTAAGTTTGTGTGTgatataatatgtatatgtatgtataggtgtgagTGTGTGAGAGTAGGACAAGTCAAAAGATGCTTTTTGACCCAAAAAAGTGCtagttttgatttttaaaattttatcttgTAGAATTTCCTCTAACTTAAAGTTCTAAGTCTAGaatcttaaattttaaatgCCAAGAATGAAATTTCACTTGTCTGGGTCCAAAAAGGCTAATTTGGGAAATTTCAAGAATTACGCGCGAAAATGCGCTTACGCGATTTTTCTTGATtgaaaaaatctaaaataaagattttattttatttttcctcACCTCTCAAGAAATTTAGGTCACCTAAatttaaaatgaaggatttttccGTCGTGTTCGCCTTTGCCGCACGCCAAAGCCGGAAGTTACCAATTCAAgcaatttaatcaattaaaattttaatatcataCAAATAGATTCTAAGtagatttaaatgatttaaattaccacgaattttagaattttaatcattaaaactaatttaggcatggaatttaatttatgaattttaggcgtcacacctatacttgatggtaatgttatttattgctctacaatcaacacacatacACCAAGAACCATCTTTCTTAGGTACTAATAACACAGGTACAACACATGGTGACATTGCCTCACGCACAAAACATTTATCTacaagttcacttacctgtcgTTGCAACTCGTTAGTTTCCTCTGGAttgctcctataagctggaTGATTCAGCAATGCAATCCCGGGTACCAAGCAATTTGGTGCTCaatccccctcaaaggtggtagtcTTTGAGGTAGCTCCTCCGAAAATAAATCATCAAACTCCTGCAAGAGAGAAATAACATTGCTCGGAAGatctccggctatatcacttgtgttaaggagtatCTCCTTATAAaacatcaacacaagtggaacaTGAGCTTTCATAACATctctcaactcactcttttgggccgtatatatatctttttttcagcctcttttcgctcaatttttttttcatcattttttctaaggtcatctcacttttttgttcactctgtTTTTCGGGAtcatctctctttttctttttcatttgatcctccaacacttgctttagAGTCATAGACAACAATACAATAGGTTATTTTTTCATTACAAAAGAATATCTATTTTTAAACCCATCATGCACCACTATTCTATCAATCTGTCACGGTCTCCCCAATTAGATATGGCACGCTTGCATAGGGACCACATCACACAAAACTTCATCAACATACTTGCCAATAGAAAATGGCACCACAACTCTCCTATTAACTCTCACCTCCGCGCAGTCATTAAACCATTGCAACCTATATGGATGATGATGCTTTAAAAGAGACAACCCCAGTTTTTTCACAAGTTCACAACTCGCAACATTCATACAATTATCCCCATCAATGATAAGACTGCACACCTTTCCATTCACAAAACAACGAGTATGAAAAAGATTTTTCATCTGGCTCTCTTCCTCCTCCTTATGTTGTGTATTTAAAATTCTCCGAGTCACCAATAATTCACCAACAACAGCCCCAAAACCATCCTCATCATTAGGATCTACTAACAcaggcatatcatcataattttcCCCATCACTTTCAGACTCCACATCACCACAAACATTAATAATCATCAACTTTTTATTTGGACATTGGCTAGAAATATGGCCaacaccttgacatctaaaacatttaatatctctagacCGAGCATTAGAATTTTTAGATGTACCTTTTGCTACTTGTTTTGGTGCCTCCCATTTGGTGTCGAATTTGGTTTGGACACCGGCTTGTTATCCTCCCATTTTGCAATGTTCGGACGCCAATACGTCGACAATCCTCCAACGGAAGCTAATCGGTCAACTCATCTTTGCTTGAGCTGCTGATCCACCTTCATAGccgtctgcaccatctcatccaaatcaataCAGTGACGAAGATCCACTTGATCTTGTATTTCTATATTAAAACCACACAAGAATCGAGCCATTGTAGCTTCTTTATCTTCCTCAATGTTGGTCCGGATCATCGTGGcctccaactccttgtagtaatcctccacgctcCTTGGACCCTGTCTCAAAGTCTGTAGGCGCCTATACATTTCACAATAATAATGGCTAGGTACAAAACGCTTCTTCATAACACGCTTCATCTCTTCCCACATCTCGATAGGCGGCTCTCCACACCTCtttctagtggtcactaattgatcccaccagattaatgcATAATCTACAAACTCAAgcactgccaacctcactttgttaagatcagaatagtgatgACAATCCAAAacaaactccacacgcttcTCTCATTCCATATACGCCTCCGGATCATATTTCCCATGAAATGCtggaatttttatattaatgcTACTAATATTCTCATCTTCCTTACTGCCCTCCATATATTTTTCATGAACCGCTTCTTGCCTATGTCTACCCCCATGTACTCTTCTCTCcccatcccaattctcatcaaaactctcatcatcttcaaaatcatttCCCTTcctacttttattttttttccactaccactactctcctccaatctactcatccgctcatgaagaggctccaactccgacctcatcacTTCAGTAAATTGCCCCATCAATgcctccatttgaaccttggaaatttcTTGGTTCACACTTCAACTAACATatttattaggattcatggtacctgcaagaaaatcgttagtaataaattttctcacacaagttctcacagttCACTCCAAATGAATCACTCAATCACTCATTTTTTTCCACTCAAATTTGTGGTAAGGTTTTGCTTCGTAGAGTAAAGGATCAAACCTTCAA
It encodes:
- the LOC140890175 gene encoding uncharacterized protein produces the protein MAENNPPPLVPIRDHFRPVVQDHYSGIARGTINANNFEINPELINMVQQNQFVGASTADPHLYLREFLEITDTVKLNGVTDDIIRLHLFSFSLMDQARSWLQSLSLGSITTWEDMAVKFLAKYFPPAKSTQLKIEISSFRQNDFERLYEAWERYKYLLRRCPNNKFAYWEKIKLFYNGLNAPTRMSMDSAARGTIFAKDPAQAYEMLKKMTINSFQWPTECTGLKKSAGVYVIDPLTSFSDQISALSKQIAAINIAQTHTLDEAQYINTRGYEGYRSNPFPNSYHPDLRNHVNFSYANEKNVFNPPSGFNTNKREGSSSLEDVVSTFVAESVI